A window from Acidobacteriota bacterium encodes these proteins:
- a CDS encoding class I SAM-dependent methyltransferase — protein MKKLLSHNRSAWDDMVKEANQWTVPVTAEQIAAARRGEWSIVLTSTLPVPREWFPPIQGLDVLALACGGGQQGPILAAAGGRVTVYDLSPGQLAQDRALAEREHLDLTAVEGDMCDLSAFADGSFDLVFNPVSNCFVPEVLPMWREAHRVLRSGGLLMTGFANPCLYLFDEGDESLTVRHRIPYSDTAGKTAEELAAHQGPLEFGHSLEDQIGGQLAAGFELTALYEDAAPEEPLSRFLPNYLATRARKSG, from the coding sequence ATGAAAAAACTCTTGTCACACAACCGCAGCGCCTGGGACGACATGGTCAAGGAGGCCAATCAGTGGACCGTGCCGGTGACGGCGGAGCAAATCGCCGCCGCCCGCCGCGGCGAGTGGTCGATCGTCTTGACCTCGACCTTGCCCGTGCCGCGCGAGTGGTTTCCGCCGATCCAGGGCCTCGATGTCCTCGCCTTGGCCTGCGGCGGCGGGCAGCAAGGTCCGATTCTGGCCGCCGCCGGCGGTCGGGTCACGGTGTACGACCTGTCCCCCGGACAACTGGCCCAGGACCGCGCTCTGGCCGAGCGCGAGCACCTCGATTTGACCGCTGTCGAAGGCGACATGTGTGACCTGTCGGCGTTCGCGGACGGCTCTTTCGACCTAGTGTTCAATCCCGTGTCGAACTGCTTCGTGCCGGAGGTGCTCCCCATGTGGCGGGAAGCCCACCGGGTGCTACGTTCCGGCGGCTTGCTGATGACCGGCTTTGCCAATCCCTGCTTGTACCTGTTCGACGAAGGGGATGAGAGCCTGACGGTGCGCCACCGGATCCCCTACTCGGATACCGCCGGCAAGACGGCCGAAGAACTGGCCGCGCACCAGGGACCCCTGGAGTTCGGCCATTCCCTGGAGGACCAGATCGGCGGCCAGCTTGCCGCCGGCTTCGAGCTGACGGCCCTCTACGAAGACGCGGCGCCGGAAGAGCCGCTGTCGCGGTTCTTGCCGAATTACTTGGCGACCCGTGCAAGGAAGTCGGGCTAG
- a CDS encoding macro domain-containing protein, which produces MAEKIAQNRILLTLENTQLEILEGDITEVQVDAVVNAANEDLKLGSGVAGAIREAGGPSIQEECDRIGHTPVGTAVMTGAGTLPAKQVIHAVGPHYGEGDEDRKLSSAVRSALALADRNGLRTIALPAISTGVFGFPVDRAARILLTEVHRYLQGGTKLEKVVLVLFDDETFKIFRRELRRGFR; this is translated from the coding sequence ATGGCTGAGAAGATAGCGCAAAATCGAATTCTACTGACCCTGGAGAATACGCAGCTCGAGATTCTCGAGGGGGACATCACCGAAGTCCAAGTCGATGCGGTGGTCAACGCGGCCAACGAGGATCTCAAGCTGGGATCCGGGGTGGCCGGGGCCATCCGCGAGGCCGGCGGTCCGTCGATTCAGGAGGAATGCGATCGCATCGGACACACCCCAGTGGGCACGGCGGTGATGACCGGCGCCGGCACCCTGCCGGCCAAGCAGGTGATTCATGCGGTGGGCCCGCACTACGGCGAGGGCGATGAGGATCGCAAGCTCTCCTCGGCGGTGCGCTCGGCCCTGGCCCTGGCCGACCGCAACGGCCTCCGCACCATCGCCCTGCCGGCAATCTCCACCGGTGTCTTCGGATTTCCGGTCGATCGGGCGGCCCGCATCCTGCTGACCGAGGTCCACCGCTACCTACAGGGCGGTACGAAGCTGGAAAAGGTCGTGCTGGTGCTGTTCGACGACGAGACCTTCAAGATCTTTCGGCGCGAACTGCGTCGCGGTTTTCGGTAG
- a CDS encoding lysylphosphatidylglycerol synthase transmembrane domain-containing protein encodes MSTLDAPDPASPALPDDSRPDLDHLGRRLLLPAVLGLLALVGLTVFADAKDLAASLKSFDPALLAPVLGLSLVNYVLRFVRWQMYLSALGVSLPLGRSLAVFLVGFVLSVTPGKAGELGKAWLVRQLGGGPARRVVPAVLAERVTDLLGVVLLLAVGALPFPGGRWIALGGVACVLAASGLLTWRRGALAVLHAVGRLPLIRRFVHHFEEMYDLLRTLVSPRLMAAGLALSAVAWGAEAVGFLVVARDYAPQMGLFASLFDYAASTLAGALSMLPGGLLASEGTLAALLGAQGLNAADAASATLIIRVATLWFAVALGLLALPWVLRKVRKKKNQTG; translated from the coding sequence ATGTCCACCCTCGACGCCCCCGATCCGGCATCACCGGCCCTGCCGGACGACAGCCGTCCGGACCTCGACCACCTCGGCCGTCGCCTGCTGCTGCCGGCGGTGCTGGGTCTGCTGGCGCTGGTGGGGCTCACCGTCTTCGCCGACGCCAAGGACCTGGCGGCCAGCCTCAAGTCCTTCGATCCGGCGCTCCTCGCACCGGTCCTCGGCCTGTCGCTGGTCAACTACGTCCTGCGCTTCGTACGCTGGCAGATGTACCTCTCGGCGCTCGGCGTGTCGCTGCCCCTGGGCCGCAGCCTGGCGGTGTTCCTGGTGGGATTCGTGCTCTCGGTGACCCCCGGCAAGGCCGGTGAACTGGGCAAAGCCTGGCTGGTACGGCAGCTCGGCGGCGGCCCCGCCCGGCGGGTGGTGCCGGCGGTGTTGGCGGAGCGGGTGACGGACCTCCTCGGAGTGGTGCTGCTCCTGGCCGTCGGCGCCCTGCCCTTTCCCGGCGGCCGCTGGATCGCCCTGGGCGGCGTCGCCTGCGTGCTGGCGGCGAGCGGCCTCCTCACCTGGCGCCGCGGCGCCCTGGCGGTGCTCCACGCCGTCGGCCGCCTGCCCCTGATCCGCCGCTTCGTCCACCATTTCGAAGAGATGTACGACCTGCTGCGCACCCTGGTGTCGCCCCGCCTGATGGCCGCCGGGCTGGCTCTCTCGGCCGTCGCCTGGGGCGCCGAAGCGGTGGGATTCCTGGTCGTGGCGCGGGACTACGCGCCGCAGATGGGCCTCTTCGCCAGCCTCTTCGACTACGCCGCCTCCACCCTGGCCGGCGCCCTCTCCATGCTCCCCGGCGGCCTGCTGGCCTCCGAAGGCACCCTTGCCGCCCTCCTCGGCGCCCAAGGCCTCAACGCCGCCGACGCCGCCTCGGCCACCCTCATCATCCGGGTGGCGACGCTGTGGTTCGCGGTGGCCCTGGGGCTCCTTGCGCTGCCGTGGGTGCTGCGGAAGGTGCGGAAGAAAAAAAACCAGACCGGCTAA
- a CDS encoding 2,3-bisphosphoglycerate-independent phosphoglycerate mutase, with product MTSHHYDFLARLARPGERKVVLLVLDGVGDLRSAEQPKTALEAAATPNLDALATRSALGRIVPVLPGVTPGSGPGHLALFGYDPTEPATDIGRGVLEALGLEIEIGPRDVAIRGNFATADGEGNLSDRRAGRIPTAECRRLCERLREGLAAEPIPGLEVLVAAGEGYRFVLRLRGEDLSATVADTDPQKLGVPPLDPRATAPDGEATAALLKDLIAQLHTVLADEPKANRVLLRGISQRPDLPSMADLYRMRLGAFAGYPLYRGVASVCGMEVVPCGKRIGDILDTVSERWADFDYFFLHVKQTDMMGEDGNLAGKVEVLEEVDAALPRLLELGPGALAITGDHSTPAPMKAHSWHPVPLLLSSKRCFVDDTSAFDEIQCTRGHLATFPAHQLLGLMLANAGRLAKFGA from the coding sequence ATGACGTCGCACCACTACGATTTCCTTGCCCGCCTCGCCCGGCCCGGCGAGCGCAAGGTCGTCCTGCTGGTGCTCGACGGAGTCGGCGATCTGCGCTCGGCGGAGCAGCCGAAGACCGCCCTCGAGGCTGCAGCGACCCCCAATCTAGACGCCCTGGCAACCCGCTCAGCCCTTGGGCGGATCGTGCCGGTGCTGCCCGGCGTGACCCCCGGCAGCGGTCCGGGGCATCTGGCGCTCTTCGGCTACGACCCGACGGAACCGGCGACGGACATCGGTCGCGGAGTGCTCGAAGCCCTCGGCCTGGAGATCGAGATCGGCCCCCGGGACGTGGCGATCCGCGGCAACTTCGCCACCGCCGACGGCGAGGGCAATCTCTCCGATCGGCGGGCCGGCCGCATTCCGACGGCAGAATGCCGGCGTCTGTGCGAGCGGTTGCGGGAAGGACTGGCGGCGGAGCCGATTCCGGGGCTGGAAGTACTGGTGGCGGCCGGCGAGGGCTACCGATTCGTCCTTCGGCTACGCGGCGAGGATCTGTCGGCGACAGTGGCCGACACGGATCCCCAGAAACTCGGCGTGCCGCCTCTCGACCCGCGCGCCACGGCGCCTGATGGCGAGGCGACGGCGGCTCTCTTGAAGGACCTCATCGCCCAGCTCCACACCGTCCTGGCGGACGAGCCGAAGGCCAACCGGGTGCTCCTGCGGGGCATCTCCCAGCGGCCGGACCTGCCCTCCATGGCGGACCTCTACAGGATGCGCCTCGGCGCCTTCGCCGGCTACCCGCTGTACCGCGGCGTGGCCTCCGTCTGCGGCATGGAGGTGGTGCCCTGCGGCAAGCGCATCGGCGACATCTTGGATACCGTCAGCGAGCGCTGGGCGGACTTCGACTACTTCTTCCTGCACGTCAAGCAAACGGACATGATGGGGGAAGACGGCAACCTGGCCGGCAAGGTCGAGGTGCTCGAAGAAGTCGACGCGGCGCTGCCGCGGCTGTTGGAATTGGGCCCCGGCGCCCTCGCCATCACCGGCGATCACTCGACCCCGGCGCCGATGAAAGCCCATAGCTGGCACCCGGTGCCGCTGCTCCTCTCCTCCAAGCGCTGCTTCGTGGATGACACCTCCGCCTTCGACGAGATCCAGTGCACCCGTGGCCACCTTGCCACCTTCCCGGCCCACCAGCTCCTCGGCCTGATGCTCGCCAACGCTGGCCGGCTGGCGAAGTTCGGCGCTTAG
- a CDS encoding IPTL-CTERM sorting domain-containing protein — protein sequence MHHRLILTFAILLIVAVPAAAQTLTFAADQDNTIWEPIEPDTTLGGIILNSNGVGPHIFAGRAGDLRRGLVRFDLSGVAPGTEIDQVTLKLFMDRTIAGPTDVSLHAVTTAWGEGTSNSEVDGGGGGGGGGGALATIGDATWLHGFFDTDLWTTPGGDFVAAASATTTVDQAGAYSWTSAQLAADVQAWVDDPSSNHGWIIVGVEDGDPTDATAKRFISREGPPDPEVTTPPGGPAPFVPELLVGVAGDPIVAIPTLSEWGMGLMMLLLAAFALWRVRRVTA from the coding sequence ATGCACCACCGGTTGATTCTCACCTTCGCCATTCTCTTGATCGTCGCCGTGCCGGCGGCGGCCCAGACCCTAACCTTCGCCGCCGATCAGGACAACACCATCTGGGAGCCAATTGAACCGGATACCACCTTGGGCGGCATCATTCTCAACAGCAACGGCGTCGGTCCACACATCTTCGCCGGCCGCGCCGGCGATCTGCGGCGCGGGTTGGTCCGTTTCGATCTGAGCGGCGTCGCACCGGGCACCGAGATCGACCAGGTCACCCTGAAACTGTTCATGGACCGCACCATCGCCGGACCGACGGACGTCTCTCTACACGCGGTGACCACCGCCTGGGGTGAAGGCACTTCGAACTCCGAAGTCGACGGCGGAGGAGGCGGTGGCGGAGGAGGCGGGGCTCTCGCCACCATCGGCGACGCCACCTGGCTTCACGGATTCTTCGACACGGACCTGTGGACCACCCCCGGAGGCGATTTCGTAGCCGCCGCCAGCGCCACCACCACCGTCGATCAGGCGGGCGCCTATAGCTGGACCTCGGCGCAGCTTGCAGCCGACGTCCAGGCCTGGGTGGACGATCCCTCCAGCAACCACGGCTGGATCATCGTCGGTGTCGAAGACGGCGATCCGACCGACGCGACGGCCAAGCGCTTCATCAGCCGCGAGGGACCGCCGGATCCGGAGGTGACGACCCCCCCGGGCGGTCCGGCACCGTTTGTGCCGGAGCTGCTGGTCGGCGTGGCCGGTGACCCGATCGTCGCCATTCCGACCTTGAGCGAGTGGGGCATGGGCCTGATGATGCTGCTCCTCGCCGCCTTCGCCCTATGGCGGGTGCGGCGCGTGACGGCCTGA
- a CDS encoding Maf family protein, which yields MKVTRDPGRGPLILASASPRRRELLGHLGLAFEVRPMDIDETPRLGEAPAAYVARLAAEKAAAAARDGEWVLAADTIVVLDGEILGKPVDEADARAMLGRIAGRGHIVLTAVELRHGVDRAGTVEHTRVRMADLSKERIAWYVATGEPMDKAGAYGIQALGALLVEEVEGNYSNVVGLPLPATGRLFEQLGADLLEFRP from the coding sequence ATGAAAGTGACAAGAGATCCGGGCCGAGGGCCTCTCATACTTGCCTCTGCCTCACCGCGCCGGCGTGAGCTGCTCGGTCATCTGGGTCTCGCCTTCGAGGTGCGGCCGATGGACATCGACGAAACGCCCCGCCTCGGTGAGGCGCCGGCAGCCTACGTCGCGCGGCTGGCGGCGGAAAAGGCCGCGGCGGCGGCTCGGGACGGCGAGTGGGTGCTGGCGGCGGACACCATCGTGGTGCTCGACGGCGAGATTCTCGGCAAGCCGGTGGACGAGGCCGACGCCCGCGCCATGCTCGGCCGCATCGCCGGTCGCGGCCACATCGTGTTGACCGCCGTGGAGTTGCGGCACGGCGTCGATCGAGCCGGTACCGTCGAGCACACCCGGGTGCGCATGGCGGACCTCTCGAAAGAGCGCATCGCCTGGTACGTGGCGACCGGCGAGCCGATGGACAAAGCCGGCGCCTACGGCATCCAGGCCCTGGGCGCCCTGCTGGTGGAAGAGGTCGAAGGCAACTACAGCAACGTGGTGGGCCTGCCGCTGCCGGCTACGGGCAGGTTGTTTGAGCAGCTCGGCGCCGACCTGCTGGAGTTTCGGCCGTGA
- a CDS encoding DUF1572 family protein: MTDSRSRAPKDLPRTVLSQGVQLPVFRLAARYLKEYEEKILYCTGRLSEDEIWWCPGPDNPASGLNSVGNLLLHLKGNLSLWILSGVGGYRIERDRAGEFSAYRSLTRKPLEEDLSMAVRRSVEVLERLDPNALEVPLKIQGYDTDALGATFHAVEHMSYHTGQIVLLTKQLLGARTHLEFYPQHADE; the protein is encoded by the coding sequence GTGACGGATTCGAGGAGCCGGGCACCGAAGGACCTGCCCCGCACGGTGTTGTCCCAGGGGGTGCAGCTTCCGGTCTTTCGCCTGGCGGCGCGCTACCTCAAGGAGTACGAGGAGAAGATTCTCTACTGCACCGGCCGCCTGAGCGAAGACGAGATCTGGTGGTGCCCGGGTCCGGACAATCCGGCGAGCGGCCTCAACAGCGTCGGCAATCTCCTGCTCCATCTGAAGGGCAATCTCTCGCTGTGGATCTTGAGCGGAGTGGGCGGCTATCGCATTGAACGCGACCGCGCCGGCGAATTTTCCGCCTACCGGTCCCTCACCCGGAAGCCCCTCGAAGAGGACCTGTCGATGGCGGTGCGCCGCTCCGTCGAGGTGTTGGAGCGGCTGGATCCCAACGCTCTCGAGGTGCCCTTGAAAATCCAGGGCTACGACACCGACGCCCTCGGCGCCACCTTCCACGCGGTCGAGCACATGAGCTACCACACCGGCCAGATCGTGCTCCTCACCAAACAGCTCTTGGGCGCCCGCACCCACCTCGAGTTCTATCCCCAGCACGCCGACGAATAG
- a CDS encoding VWA domain-containing protein, with translation MYDQAVLARRKVSPLVVRLLILGCALAAVLSAASPSTETPPLAPAFERWLEEVKPLISDEERAVFSELPQDYQRRAFIEEFWRVRDPHPETARNELREGWESRREEAAQRFGAEGDDRALMFAVFGEPAETLPGRCPGVIEPLEIWRFAGFGRSQGEFHLVFIRRGGRYELWSPSQGIGRLSVGLTGSVLNDGGFVREVAENCFRGRAVAAALVSAVDYEKLRDSGDLFPAPGEEWLQSFLGRTTDLPQDGETFDGEFALDFPGRYQSRTVLQGIIAVPLEAVTPSEHEKYPSYDFVLDGEVLRKGELFENFRYRFHFPVADVSGEIPLLFQRYLRPGTYELVLRVRDLGSGRFYRHDEDLEVPFAARDARPAAVTPRDVSTRETALRELAEEANASLGRGDWSIRLLPPPPTLQVGNTRVEAVTAGEGIARVRFSLNGRPVLTKARPPYSVEINLGEAPRIHEVEAAALDAAGEVLARDRFEINAGPHRFDVRLVEPQAGKTYRESLRAMAEVQVPEGDRLDRVEFFFNEQPVATLYQPPFAQPILLSSSKELDYVRVVAHLTDGNSVEDLVFINAPNPIDVVDVQVVELFTTVLDRRGRPIDDLPKEAFAVTENGTPQEIRRFERVIDLPIYAGILLDNSASMVEEIEEASKAALRFFETVVTPKDRAAVMTFNHQPELLVRFTNNREVLAGGVAAITAEGGTALYDSLIYALYYFSGIQGKRVVILLSDGDDQVSRYGFDDALEYARRSGVAVYSIGLGLPGKDTRIRMLLQRLADETGGRSFFIQRATELGRVYETIEEELRSQYLLTYQSTDTSDEDVFRPIEVEVDRPGAEAKTIRGYYP, from the coding sequence GTGTACGATCAGGCCGTGCTCGCCCGACGGAAGGTCTCACCGCTGGTGGTTCGACTCCTGATCCTAGGCTGCGCGTTGGCCGCTGTCCTGTCGGCCGCATCCCCTTCCACCGAAACTCCACCCCTCGCTCCCGCCTTCGAACGTTGGTTGGAAGAGGTGAAACCGCTGATCTCCGACGAGGAGAGGGCGGTCTTTTCGGAGCTTCCTCAGGACTACCAGCGCCGAGCCTTCATCGAGGAATTCTGGCGGGTTAGAGATCCCCATCCGGAGACGGCCCGCAACGAGTTGCGCGAGGGCTGGGAATCGCGCCGCGAAGAGGCCGCCCAGCGCTTCGGGGCGGAGGGCGATGATCGCGCCCTGATGTTCGCGGTGTTCGGTGAGCCGGCGGAAACCCTCCCCGGCCGTTGTCCGGGGGTGATCGAGCCGCTGGAGATCTGGCGCTTCGCCGGCTTCGGGCGATCCCAGGGCGAGTTCCACCTGGTGTTTATTCGGCGCGGCGGCCGGTACGAGCTGTGGAGCCCGTCCCAAGGCATCGGGCGGCTCTCCGTAGGCCTCACCGGATCGGTGCTCAACGACGGGGGGTTCGTGCGGGAAGTGGCCGAGAACTGCTTCCGCGGCCGCGCCGTTGCCGCCGCCCTGGTGAGCGCCGTGGACTACGAAAAGCTGCGCGACAGCGGCGATCTGTTTCCGGCGCCCGGCGAGGAGTGGCTGCAGTCCTTCCTCGGGCGCACGACGGACTTGCCGCAGGACGGCGAAACCTTCGACGGTGAATTCGCCCTCGACTTTCCCGGCCGCTACCAGAGTCGCACAGTGCTCCAGGGAATCATTGCCGTGCCCCTCGAGGCGGTCACCCCGTCGGAGCACGAGAAGTATCCGTCCTACGATTTCGTGCTCGATGGCGAAGTGCTTCGCAAAGGCGAACTGTTCGAAAACTTCCGCTACCGCTTCCACTTTCCGGTGGCGGATGTTTCCGGCGAGATCCCGCTGCTCTTCCAGCGCTATCTGCGTCCTGGCACCTACGAACTGGTGTTGCGGGTGCGCGATCTCGGCTCCGGTCGTTTCTACCGTCACGACGAAGATCTCGAAGTCCCCTTTGCCGCCCGTGACGCGCGGCCTGCGGCCGTAACGCCGCGCGATGTTTCGACCCGCGAAACGGCCTTGCGGGAACTGGCCGAAGAGGCCAACGCCTCCCTCGGTCGAGGCGACTGGTCGATCCGCCTGCTGCCGCCGCCGCCGACCCTCCAGGTGGGCAACACGCGGGTCGAGGCGGTGACCGCCGGTGAGGGCATCGCGCGGGTGCGCTTTTCATTGAACGGCCGGCCGGTGCTGACCAAGGCCCGACCTCCCTACAGCGTCGAAATCAACCTGGGCGAAGCTCCCCGCATTCACGAAGTGGAGGCCGCGGCCCTCGATGCTGCCGGCGAGGTGCTGGCCCGCGACCGCTTCGAAATCAACGCCGGTCCGCATCGCTTCGACGTGCGATTGGTCGAGCCCCAGGCCGGCAAGACCTACCGCGAGAGCTTGCGGGCGATGGCGGAGGTCCAGGTGCCGGAGGGCGACCGTCTGGACCGGGTGGAGTTCTTCTTCAACGAGCAGCCGGTGGCGACCCTCTATCAGCCGCCTTTCGCCCAGCCCATTCTGCTGTCGTCCTCGAAGGAGCTGGACTACGTGCGGGTGGTCGCCCACTTGACCGACGGCAACTCGGTGGAGGATCTGGTGTTCATCAACGCACCGAACCCCATCGACGTGGTGGACGTGCAGGTGGTGGAACTCTTCACCACGGTCCTCGATCGGCGCGGGCGCCCGATCGACGATCTGCCGAAGGAGGCCTTCGCGGTGACCGAAAACGGCACGCCGCAGGAGATCCGGCGGTTCGAGCGGGTGATCGATCTGCCGATCTATGCCGGCATCCTGCTCGACAACTCTGCCTCCATGGTGGAGGAAATCGAAGAGGCTTCGAAGGCGGCGCTACGGTTCTTCGAAACGGTGGTCACGCCGAAGGACCGCGCCGCGGTGATGACCTTCAACCACCAGCCGGAGCTGCTGGTGCGCTTCACCAACAACCGCGAGGTGCTGGCCGGCGGGGTGGCGGCGATCACCGCCGAAGGCGGCACCGCTCTGTACGACAGCCTGATCTACGCCCTCTACTACTTCTCCGGCATCCAGGGGAAGCGGGTGGTGATTCTGCTCTCCGACGGCGACGACCAAGTGAGCCGCTACGGTTTCGACGATGCTCTGGAATACGCTCGCCGCTCCGGTGTGGCGGTGTACTCCATCGGCCTCGGACTGCCCGGCAAGGACACCCGCATCCGCATGCTGCTGCAGCGCCTGGCCGACGAAACCGGCGGCCGCTCGTTCTTCATCCAACGGGCAACGGAACTCGGCCGGGTCTACGAGACGATCGAAGAAGAGCTGCGCAGCCAGTACCTGCTCACCTACCAGTCCACCGACACCAGCGACGAGGACGTCTTCCGGCCGATCGAAGTCGAGGTCGACCGTCCCGGCGCCGAGGCGAAGACGATACGCGGCTACTACCCATGA
- a CDS encoding arginine--tRNA ligase, whose product MLRALKSELSQQLEQVIQSLYGVDHPVTAELAPRRELGDLAFPAPLQLARVLKQNPRQTAQEILAAFEPPAIVDRAEIAGAGYLNFFLDRREIAARMLEVDLLDPSSSEETRSKVVVEHTNINPNKAAHIGHLRNAVLGDVLVRTLRCLGFPVEVQNYIDDTGVQLADVVVGFIDLEGNTYDQVAALPEPFDFHCWDLYSRVGRWYDEHPEHKELRRTTLHELEEGTGPRAEMGRLVARRIVHRHLKTVARIGVGYDLLTMESEVLRRDFFTLAFESLKERGTIRLEAEGKNAGCWVMPLSQSEEFAGLEDPDKVIVRSDGTVTYVGKDIAYQLWKFGLLGRDFHYRRWQEEGVWETAPEGVPGGSENAPEFGKAGRVINVIDNRQSYLQRIVKAGLEALGHTDEAKESIHFAYEMVALSSATARQLGYLDDGADETLEMSGRKGIGVKADDLLDQLVAKSRDEIAQRNRDMAEPELDALARQIATAALRFLMVKATTTRLIAFDLDEALSFEGETGPYLQYSAVRVKNIQRRLADEGLESTVGGDDVRDEAAELWSDDLWDLVFDTLRIEDQVERVGANLELSLLARHALDLAQKFSTFYHRHPILREEDASARRIRLATALVFRRGLEELANLLGIPLPESM is encoded by the coding sequence ATGCTCAGGGCCCTCAAATCAGAACTCTCGCAGCAACTCGAACAGGTGATCCAATCGCTTTACGGAGTGGACCACCCGGTCACCGCCGAACTCGCTCCGCGGCGCGAACTCGGCGACCTGGCCTTCCCGGCACCGCTCCAGTTGGCGCGGGTTCTCAAACAGAATCCCCGCCAAACGGCGCAGGAAATTCTGGCGGCCTTCGAGCCGCCGGCCATCGTGGACCGGGCCGAAATCGCCGGTGCCGGCTATCTGAATTTCTTCCTCGATCGGCGGGAAATAGCCGCTCGCATGCTCGAGGTGGACCTCCTCGACCCCTCCTCCAGCGAGGAAACTCGCTCGAAAGTCGTGGTGGAGCACACCAATATTAACCCCAACAAGGCCGCACACATAGGCCACCTGCGCAACGCAGTACTGGGCGACGTGCTGGTGCGCACCCTGCGGTGCCTCGGTTTTCCGGTGGAAGTGCAGAACTACATCGACGATACCGGCGTGCAGTTGGCCGATGTGGTGGTGGGGTTCATCGACCTCGAAGGCAACACCTACGATCAGGTGGCTGCCCTGCCGGAGCCGTTCGATTTCCACTGCTGGGACCTCTACAGCCGGGTCGGCCGCTGGTACGACGAACATCCGGAGCACAAAGAGCTGCGGCGCACGACCCTCCACGAGTTGGAGGAGGGCACCGGCCCCCGGGCCGAGATGGGGCGCCTGGTGGCGCGGCGCATCGTTCATCGGCACCTGAAGACCGTGGCCCGCATCGGCGTCGGCTACGACCTGCTGACGATGGAGAGCGAGGTGCTGCGGCGGGACTTTTTCACCCTCGCCTTCGAAAGCCTCAAAGAGCGCGGCACCATCCGCCTCGAAGCAGAGGGCAAGAATGCCGGCTGCTGGGTGATGCCTCTTTCCCAGAGCGAAGAGTTCGCCGGCCTGGAAGACCCGGACAAGGTGATCGTCCGCTCCGACGGCACGGTGACCTATGTCGGCAAAGACATCGCCTACCAGCTCTGGAAATTCGGCCTCCTCGGGCGCGATTTTCACTACCGCCGCTGGCAGGAGGAAGGGGTTTGGGAAACGGCACCGGAAGGGGTGCCAGGAGGATCGGAGAACGCGCCGGAGTTCGGCAAGGCCGGCCGGGTGATCAACGTCATCGACAACCGCCAGAGTTACCTACAGCGCATCGTCAAGGCCGGCCTGGAAGCGCTGGGGCACACCGACGAGGCCAAGGAATCCATCCACTTCGCCTATGAAATGGTCGCCCTGTCGTCGGCCACGGCGCGGCAGCTCGGATACCTCGACGACGGCGCCGATGAGACCCTGGAGATGTCCGGCCGCAAGGGCATCGGCGTCAAGGCCGACGATCTGCTCGATCAACTGGTCGCCAAAAGCCGAGACGAAATCGCCCAGCGCAACCGCGACATGGCGGAACCGGAGCTCGACGCCCTGGCCCGGCAGATCGCCACCGCGGCGCTGCGCTTCCTGATGGTCAAGGCCACCACCACCCGACTGATCGCCTTCGATCTCGACGAGGCACTGTCCTTCGAAGGGGAAACCGGACCGTACCTCCAGTACTCGGCAGTGCGGGTCAAAAACATCCAGCGGCGGTTGGCGGACGAGGGCCTGGAATCGACGGTCGGCGGCGACGACGTGCGCGACGAGGCGGCGGAGCTGTGGTCCGACGACCTGTGGGACCTGGTGTTCGACACCTTGCGCATCGAAGACCAGGTGGAGCGGGTGGGCGCCAATCTGGAGCTGTCGCTGCTCGCCCGCCACGCTCTCGACCTGGCCCAGAAGTTCAGCACCTTCTACCACCGACACCCGATCCTGCGGGAAGAGGACGCCTCCGCCCGGCGCATCCGCCTGGCCACGGCGCTGGTCTTCCGGCGCGGCCTCGAAGAGTTGGCGAACCTCCTGGGCATCCCCTTGCCGGAGTCCATGTAG